One Mucilaginibacter ginkgonis genomic region harbors:
- a CDS encoding endonuclease III domain-containing protein yields MITPIADKKQLTLEVHNRLYKIYKDEIAHAHANDPLSELVDTILSQRTKNKDSAQGFKNLVAAFDTWENVRDAPEDEVRKQITMCTWPDQKVHRLQTVLRLITEKRGELNLDFLAAMNVIDARAWLEALPGVGPKTSGAVMSYSNIKGKALAIDSHHYRVAVRLGIIDNKLGEAKAHEVLENLLPPDFTAQQVFDNHQVIMRHGQKICHYYHPECDKCVLLDICPTGRELLRL; encoded by the coding sequence GTGATCACGCCTATTGCCGATAAGAAACAACTTACGCTCGAAGTCCATAACAGGCTTTACAAGATTTATAAAGACGAGATCGCGCATGCCCACGCGAACGATCCGCTGAGCGAACTGGTGGACACCATACTTTCGCAGCGGACCAAGAATAAAGATTCTGCGCAGGGGTTTAAGAATCTGGTCGCTGCTTTTGATACATGGGAAAATGTGCGGGACGCTCCGGAAGATGAGGTACGTAAACAAATAACCATGTGCACCTGGCCCGATCAAAAAGTACACCGGCTGCAAACAGTGCTGCGTTTAATCACTGAAAAGCGTGGCGAACTTAATTTAGATTTTCTTGCAGCGATGAATGTCATCGATGCGCGTGCCTGGCTGGAAGCTTTGCCCGGCGTTGGTCCGAAGACAAGCGGCGCGGTGATGTCATACAGCAACATTAAAGGAAAAGCGCTGGCGATCGACTCACATCATTACAGGGTTGCAGTGCGGCTGGGCATAATTGATAACAAACTTGGCGAAGCCAAAGCACATGAAGTTTTGGAAAACTTATTGCCGCCCGATTTTACTGCTCAGCAGGTGTTTGACAATCACCAGGTGATAATGCGGCATGGTCAAAAGATCTGCCACTACTACCATCCTGAGTGCGACAAATGTGTGCTGCTGGATATCTGTCCGACGGGGCGAGAATTGCTGAGATTATAA
- the pyrR gene encoding bifunctional pyr operon transcriptional regulator/uracil phosphoribosyltransferase PyrR — MQNLTLLDGQKFDITIQRLCRQLIENHNDFSNSVIIGIQPRGIFLAKRIAEELRKILPSSTILQGDLDITFYRDDFRRKGEQLVPNQTRIDFITEGKKVIMMDDVLWTGRTIRAAMDALQAFGRPEKVELLVLVDRRYSRHIPVAADYTGIEVDSIASQKVVVSWKEADKEDRIILINE, encoded by the coding sequence ATGCAAAATTTAACGCTGCTCGACGGTCAGAAGTTTGATATCACTATACAGCGTTTATGTCGTCAGTTAATTGAAAATCACAACGATTTTTCTAATTCGGTAATTATCGGTATCCAACCTCGGGGCATTTTCCTGGCTAAGCGTATTGCCGAAGAGTTGCGCAAAATTCTCCCATCGTCTACAATCTTACAAGGCGACTTGGATATCACCTTTTACCGCGACGATTTTCGCCGAAAAGGTGAGCAGTTGGTGCCAAATCAAACAAGAATCGATTTTATTACCGAAGGCAAAAAGGTGATCATGATGGACGATGTGTTGTGGACGGGACGCACCATTCGAGCGGCTATGGACGCGCTGCAGGCCTTTGGCCGGCCCGAGAAGGTGGAGTTATTAGTTTTAGTGGACCGTAGGTACTCGCGGCACATACCCGTAGCTGCAGACTATACCGGCATTGAGGTTGACTCTATTGCCTCGCAAAAAGTAGTGGTGAGCTGGAAAGAAGCCGATAAAGAGGATAGGATAATATTGATAAACGAATAA
- a CDS encoding aspartate carbamoyltransferase catalytic subunit — MGLSTRHLLGIKDLKVEDIQLIFETADTFKSVLNRPIKKVPSLRDVTIANIFFENSTRTRLSFELAEKRLSADVVNFSASSSSVSKGETLIDTVNNILAMKVDLVVMRHPYAGAGVFLSKHIKAQIVNAGDGAHEHPTQALLDAFSIREKYGDVAGKKVAIVGDILHSRVALSNILCLKMLGAEVMVCGPTTLIPKHIGSLGVKVEHDLLKALNWCDVANMLRIQLERQDIKYFPSLREYTMLYGLNKQILNSLDKEITVMHPGPINRGVEITSDVADSKQSIILDQVENGVAIRMAVLYLLAGQAE; from the coding sequence ATGGGGCTTAGCACACGTCATTTATTAGGCATAAAAGATCTTAAGGTCGAGGACATCCAGTTGATCTTTGAAACGGCGGATACTTTTAAATCTGTCTTGAACCGCCCGATAAAAAAGGTTCCGTCATTACGTGATGTAACTATAGCTAACATCTTTTTTGAGAACTCTACCCGTACGCGTTTATCTTTTGAGTTGGCCGAGAAACGCTTATCGGCGGACGTGGTTAACTTTTCGGCATCGTCATCCTCAGTTAGCAAAGGCGAAACGCTGATAGACACCGTGAATAACATCCTGGCCATGAAGGTAGACCTGGTGGTAATGCGCCATCCTTATGCCGGGGCAGGTGTATTCCTATCAAAACATATTAAAGCCCAAATCGTTAACGCCGGCGACGGCGCGCATGAGCATCCTACTCAGGCATTGCTTGATGCCTTTTCTATTCGCGAAAAATATGGCGATGTGGCAGGCAAGAAGGTAGCGATTGTTGGTGATATTCTTCACTCGCGTGTAGCGCTGTCAAATATCCTTTGCCTTAAAATGCTTGGCGCAGAAGTTATGGTCTGCGGCCCAACTACGCTGATCCCTAAGCATATCGGTTCGCTAGGCGTGAAGGTCGAGCATGACCTGCTTAAAGCATTAAACTGGTGCGATGTTGCCAACATGCTGCGGATACAGTTGGAGCGTCAGGATATTAAATACTTTCCGTCGCTGCGCGAGTATACTATGCTGTACGGCCTGAATAAACAAATACTTAACTCGTTAGATAAAGAGATCACCGTGATGCACCCTGGCCCTATCAATCGCGGCGTAGAAATTACCAGCGACGTTGCCGACAGTAAGCAGTCTATCATTCTTGACCAGGTAGAAAACGGTGTTGCTATACGTATGGCTGTATTGTATCTGCTTGCCGGTCAGGCGGAGTAA
- a CDS encoding efflux RND transporter periplasmic adaptor subunit → MKIFKSPLLIALPLIIGLAAGCSGDKKEKEEQEEVQKQEAAVDTPAVQVFDLKKGILTSSIQVPGELAPYQQVDLYAKTNSYVKKLLVDVGSQVHTGQLLVTLDAPEVQSQLAEAKAKIAQQEALYLSSKSQYDRYINTAKTPGTIAQNDIDQAAARKNADYANVQAAKSFYKQIATGLGYLEIRAPFDGVVTARNINVGAYVGPSGKGSDQPLLVVQQQSRLRLIVSIPENYTAGLNNKDEVEFTVKSLPNQKFTAKVSRLAGALDSKLRAERLEMDVYNKSKNLLPGMYAEVNVPLPSHDSSFVVPKTAVVNSTEKVFVISIEDNRAKWLNVKKGLETSDSIEVFGPGLKPNIKLVMTANDEIRDGSPVISSAAKAVAPKKTAE, encoded by the coding sequence ATGAAAATATTTAAATCCCCTTTACTGATTGCGCTGCCGTTAATTATCGGATTAGCTGCAGGCTGCTCTGGCGACAAAAAAGAGAAAGAAGAGCAGGAAGAAGTGCAAAAGCAGGAAGCTGCGGTTGATACGCCTGCGGTTCAGGTTTTCGATCTTAAAAAGGGCATCCTTACCTCGAGCATACAAGTTCCGGGCGAGCTGGCTCCTTATCAACAAGTAGACCTTTATGCTAAGACCAACAGCTATGTTAAAAAGCTTTTGGTTGACGTAGGTTCGCAGGTTCATACAGGACAATTACTGGTAACGCTTGATGCGCCAGAGGTACAATCGCAGCTTGCAGAAGCTAAAGCCAAAATAGCCCAGCAGGAAGCTTTATACCTGTCAAGCAAATCGCAATATGACAGGTATATCAACACTGCAAAAACACCTGGTACTATTGCGCAGAATGATATTGACCAAGCTGCTGCCCGCAAGAACGCGGATTACGCAAATGTGCAGGCCGCTAAATCTTTCTATAAACAGATTGCAACAGGGTTAGGTTATCTGGAGATACGTGCGCCGTTTGATGGGGTGGTAACGGCACGTAATATAAACGTGGGAGCGTACGTAGGACCTTCCGGTAAGGGTTCAGACCAGCCGCTATTGGTAGTACAGCAACAAAGCAGGCTGAGGTTAATTGTTTCTATCCCTGAAAATTATACCGCAGGTTTGAATAACAAAGACGAGGTGGAGTTTACCGTGAAATCGTTGCCGAATCAAAAGTTTACCGCCAAGGTTAGCCGCCTGGCGGGGGCTTTGGATAGCAAGCTGCGCGCCGAACGTCTGGAAATGGATGTTTATAACAAATCTAAAAACTTGCTGCCTGGCATGTATGCCGAGGTAAACGTGCCGCTGCCATCGCATGATAGTAGCTTTGTGGTGCCAAAGACCGCCGTTGTTAACTCCACAGAGAAGGTATTCGTTATCAGCATAGAAGACAACCGCGCTAAATGGCTGAACGTGAAAAAAGGATTAGAGACCAGCGATAGTATTGAAGTTTTTGGACCTGGCCTAAAACCAAATATTAAGTTGGTGATGACCGCTAATGACGAGATCCGCGATGGCAGTCCTGTGATTAGTTCTGCTGCGAAAGCGGTTGCACCAAAGAAAACAGCTGAATAA